The Williamsia sp. DF01-3 genome has a window encoding:
- a CDS encoding acyl-CoA dehydrogenase family protein: MDFTFNEEQTAIGDLAANIFSQRSGIDRVKAVEASDERIDRDLWRELAQAGLVGIALPDEFGGGAMGFSELCVVLEQQGRYVAPVPLWETALAAAAIAQFGTAEQKRMFVAPAAAGEIFLTVGIEEFGPHDPTEPTMSAREGAAGSWTLHGAKAVVPSAHVAAGVVVSAVTPAGTGLFLVDPADPAVHVQNNETTTRAIAANLTFDAAKAQLLARGDAVNWLVDRVEVALAALQVGVGAGAVEQAVTYLNGREQFGRPLATFQAVSHQLADCYIDLEAMRVTLWQAAWMLTNGAAPGTAVLVAKWWATDAGQRVVHRTQHVHGGIGVDTDYPVHRHLLWGKQIAASLGGSSADLARLGAQLALGVAS, from the coding sequence ATGGACTTCACCTTCAACGAAGAGCAAACCGCGATCGGCGACCTGGCTGCGAACATCTTCTCGCAGAGGTCAGGCATCGACCGCGTCAAGGCTGTCGAGGCCTCCGACGAGCGAATCGACCGCGACCTCTGGCGAGAGCTGGCACAGGCAGGACTCGTGGGAATCGCCCTGCCCGACGAATTCGGTGGTGGTGCCATGGGTTTCAGTGAACTCTGCGTGGTGCTCGAACAGCAGGGACGATACGTGGCACCGGTTCCGCTCTGGGAAACGGCGCTCGCCGCTGCGGCCATCGCGCAATTCGGTACTGCGGAGCAGAAACGGATGTTCGTGGCCCCGGCCGCCGCCGGCGAAATCTTCCTCACCGTCGGCATCGAGGAGTTCGGACCCCACGATCCGACCGAGCCGACGATGAGTGCCCGCGAAGGCGCGGCCGGGTCGTGGACGTTGCACGGCGCGAAAGCGGTTGTGCCGTCAGCGCACGTCGCCGCCGGCGTTGTGGTCTCGGCCGTGACCCCGGCAGGAACGGGTCTCTTCCTTGTCGACCCGGCCGATCCCGCGGTACACGTGCAGAACAACGAGACGACCACCCGCGCGATCGCGGCCAACTTGACTTTCGACGCCGCGAAGGCGCAGCTGCTGGCAAGAGGCGATGCGGTCAATTGGCTCGTCGATCGGGTCGAGGTCGCGCTGGCCGCACTGCAAGTCGGAGTGGGTGCCGGGGCGGTCGAGCAGGCGGTGACCTATCTGAACGGCCGCGAACAGTTCGGTCGTCCGCTGGCGACGTTCCAGGCGGTGAGCCACCAGTTGGCGGACTGCTACATCGATCTCGAGGCCATGCGTGTCACGTTGTGGCAGGCGGCCTGGATGCTGACGAACGGAGCTGCTCCGGGTACCGCCGTGCTGGTCGCCAAGTGGTGGGCGACCGACGCCGGTCAACGTGTGGTGCACCGAACCCAGCACGTCCACGGCGGAATCGGGGTCGACACCGATTACCCGGTGCATCGGCACCTTCTGTGGGGCAAACAGATCGCGGCGTCACTGGGTGGGTCGAGTGCCGACCTCGCGCGGCTCGGAGCGCAGCTTGCGCTGGGCGTGGCCTCGTGA
- a CDS encoding bifunctional MaoC family dehydratase N-terminal/OB-fold nucleic acid binding domain-containing protein encodes MIETRVLDEFVGRELVPTAWAQDPVNVPMIRHWVEAMGDTNPIYLDDAAARDTGRAGIIAPPSMIQAWTMRGYAATVSGGSVSDTATQLLGVLADAGFTSVVATDSEQEFFTELRPGTRINVTEVIESISPEKKTGLGVGHFVTTLKTYRDDDGEVVATQRWRTLRFRPAEKPKPRPPRPRPALNQDNAFWFQAAKEHRLVIQRCSNCLTLRHPTGPMCGQCRSLEWDTIDASGKGTVYSFVVNHHPKIEAFDYPLIVAVIELEEGTRLIANMVGVAPDEVTIDMPVELEWIDADPDLTLPGFRPSVPEEN; translated from the coding sequence ATGATCGAGACCCGAGTGCTCGACGAGTTCGTCGGGCGGGAACTGGTCCCGACTGCGTGGGCACAGGACCCGGTGAACGTCCCCATGATTCGGCACTGGGTAGAGGCGATGGGAGACACCAACCCGATCTACCTCGATGACGCCGCCGCCCGCGACACCGGTCGTGCCGGGATCATCGCCCCGCCCAGCATGATCCAGGCGTGGACGATGCGGGGTTACGCGGCGACCGTCTCCGGTGGCTCGGTGTCGGATACTGCCACCCAGCTGCTCGGCGTCCTCGCAGATGCGGGCTTCACCTCCGTGGTGGCAACAGATTCCGAGCAGGAGTTCTTCACCGAACTCCGACCTGGTACCCGGATCAATGTCACCGAGGTGATCGAGTCGATCTCCCCGGAGAAGAAGACCGGGCTGGGCGTCGGACATTTCGTGACCACGCTCAAGACCTACCGCGACGACGACGGCGAGGTTGTTGCCACGCAGCGGTGGCGAACATTGCGGTTCCGGCCCGCGGAGAAACCGAAACCACGACCGCCACGGCCTCGACCGGCGCTCAACCAGGACAACGCCTTCTGGTTCCAAGCCGCCAAGGAGCACCGCCTGGTGATCCAGCGATGTTCGAATTGTCTCACCCTGCGTCACCCGACCGGGCCCATGTGCGGGCAGTGCCGGTCGCTGGAGTGGGACACCATCGATGCGTCCGGCAAGGGCACCGTCTACAGCTTCGTGGTCAACCACCACCCGAAGATCGAAGCCTTCGACTACCCGCTCATCGTCGCGGTGATCGAACTGGAAGAGGGCACCCGGCTGATCGCCAACATGGTCGGAGTGGCCCCGGACGAAGTGACCATCGACATGCCGGTGGAGCTGGAGTGGATCGACGCCGATCCGGACCTGACGCTTCCAGGTTTCCGGCCGTCTGTACCCGAGGAGAACTGA
- a CDS encoding mycofactocin-coupled SDR family oxidoreductase translates to MTERFDGQVALITGGARGQGRSHAIAFAERGADVVICDRCEDSASVAYPLATEADLDETVRLVKATGRQCIAVKADTADRPAMDALVGRAEAELGRIDIAVANAGVSVAAPVQSMTEQQWSEVISSNLTGVFNTVGAVSPGMIKRGYGRIVTISSMLGRAGNVSMVGYAASKWGVIGLTKSAALDLASHGITVNAIAPGNISTPMIHNDALYAMMRPDLDHPTDKDVEPVFASLHAQPVPWLDADEITRVVLFLTDKASAHISGTVIPVDAGNAARVTG, encoded by the coding sequence ATGACAGAGCGTTTCGACGGGCAGGTCGCCCTGATCACCGGCGGCGCCCGCGGCCAGGGCCGTAGCCACGCCATCGCCTTCGCCGAACGCGGCGCAGACGTCGTCATCTGTGACCGCTGTGAGGACAGCGCTTCCGTCGCGTACCCGCTGGCCACCGAAGCCGACCTCGACGAGACCGTGCGTCTTGTGAAAGCCACCGGGCGACAGTGCATCGCGGTCAAAGCCGACACAGCCGATCGCCCGGCGATGGACGCTCTGGTCGGCCGGGCCGAAGCAGAGCTGGGACGGATCGACATCGCGGTGGCCAACGCCGGCGTCTCGGTCGCCGCGCCCGTCCAGTCGATGACCGAGCAGCAGTGGTCAGAAGTCATCTCGTCCAACCTCACCGGCGTCTTCAACACCGTCGGCGCCGTGTCGCCGGGGATGATCAAGCGCGGCTACGGTCGAATCGTGACGATCTCCTCCATGCTCGGCCGAGCGGGGAACGTCAGCATGGTCGGCTACGCCGCGTCCAAGTGGGGCGTCATCGGCCTGACGAAGAGCGCTGCCCTCGATCTCGCGTCGCATGGCATCACGGTGAATGCAATTGCCCCGGGCAACATCTCGACTCCGATGATTCACAACGACGCCCTGTACGCGATGATGCGACCCGACCTGGACCATCCGACCGACAAGGACGTCGAACCCGTCTTCGCATCACTGCACGCCCAGCCGGTGCCGTGGCTCGATGCCGACGAGATCACCCGGGTGGTGCTGTTCCTCACCGACAAGGCCAGTGCGCACATCAGCGGTACGGTCATTCCGGTCGACGCCGGGAATGCCGCACGCGTCACCGGTTGA
- a CDS encoding acyl-CoA dehydrogenase family protein, with amino-acid sequence MDLTESPEQQQLRKELRAYFSTLLPEDERRAAGEQGVGGPRFREIVKMLGEDGWLGIGWPTEFGGQGRSIEDQFVFFDEVQRAGLPFPFVTVNTVGPTLQKYGTEEQKARYLPGILSGDIVFAIGYTEPDAGTDLASLKTRAVRDGDEWVVDGNKIFTSGANTADYVWLACRTDPEAPKHKGISILIIPTDDPGFSWSPIPTVGGLMVTSTYYSGIRVGVDALVGDLNGGWRLITAQLNHERIGLAALGGRTEGLWTQVIDWARESGAIEIPWVQQEFARTHAKLVAMRLMNWKMTAAVATDTLSGADAGAAKVFGTETHVDVYRTLLGILGAAGRIRPDNPGAILAGQIEQISRQGVVNTFGGGVNEVLRDMVATIGLGTAKLGRDK; translated from the coding sequence ATGGATCTGACCGAATCGCCTGAGCAGCAGCAGCTCAGGAAGGAGCTGCGAGCCTACTTTTCCACGCTGCTCCCCGAAGACGAGCGCCGCGCTGCCGGAGAACAGGGCGTGGGCGGTCCGAGATTCCGGGAGATCGTCAAGATGCTCGGAGAGGACGGCTGGCTGGGCATCGGCTGGCCGACGGAGTTCGGAGGCCAGGGTCGGTCGATCGAGGATCAGTTCGTCTTCTTCGATGAGGTGCAGCGCGCGGGATTGCCTTTTCCTTTTGTCACCGTCAACACCGTGGGGCCGACGCTACAGAAGTACGGGACCGAGGAGCAGAAGGCACGTTACCTGCCCGGAATCCTCTCGGGAGACATCGTTTTCGCGATCGGATACACCGAACCCGACGCGGGCACCGACCTCGCGTCCCTCAAGACCCGGGCAGTGCGCGACGGCGATGAGTGGGTGGTGGACGGCAACAAGATCTTCACCTCCGGTGCCAACACCGCCGACTACGTGTGGCTCGCTTGTCGCACCGACCCCGAAGCGCCCAAGCACAAGGGTATTTCGATCCTCATCATTCCCACCGACGACCCCGGTTTCTCGTGGTCACCGATCCCGACGGTCGGGGGACTGATGGTCACCTCGACCTACTACAGCGGAATCCGGGTCGGTGTGGACGCGCTGGTGGGGGATCTCAACGGCGGCTGGCGCTTGATCACGGCCCAGCTTAACCACGAGCGGATCGGACTGGCAGCGCTCGGTGGACGGACGGAAGGACTGTGGACGCAGGTGATCGACTGGGCGCGGGAGTCTGGTGCCATCGAGATTCCATGGGTACAGCAAGAATTCGCGCGTACCCACGCCAAACTGGTGGCGATGCGGCTGATGAACTGGAAGATGACGGCTGCGGTGGCGACCGACACGCTCTCTGGTGCTGACGCAGGAGCGGCCAAGGTGTTCGGCACCGAAACCCACGTCGACGTGTACCGCACGCTGCTGGGCATCCTCGGCGCTGCGGGGAGAATCCGCCCCGACAATCCGGGTGCCATCCTGGCAGGGCAGATCGAGCAGATCTCCCGGCAGGGAGTGGTCAACACGTTCGGCGGAGGTGTGAACGAGGTGCTCCGCGACATGGTCGCCACCATTGGCCTGGGCACCGCGAAACTCGGACGGGACAAATGA
- a CDS encoding NADH:flavin oxidoreductase — protein MTTELGFPPVHADPLAPAKLGPISLRNRVIKAATFEGLTPKGLVSDELIEFHRRPAAGGVGMTTVAYCAVSYEGRTSPAQIYWRDEAMPGLRRLTDAIHDEGAAVSAQIGHAGPVAGSKYLGTPALGPSRAFRMTTQNFSKPASTADIARIVEAHADAARRAIETGFDAVELHFGHNYLVSSFLSPRVNKRKDDYGGSLKNRARFAREVARAVRDAVGDRIAILAKLNMDDGVPGGFWVDEAIQVAQWLEQDGSLDALELTAGSSLLNPMYLFKGDAPLRDFAAVMPQPTKLGIQLVGKHFLKEYPYKDAYLLDDARQIREAVKMPLVLLGGITGRETMDLAMREGFQFVAVARALLREPDLVNRISADTHSPGLCNHNNKCMTAIYGGTHCVLRPR, from the coding sequence ATGACCACAGAACTCGGGTTTCCCCCGGTGCACGCCGACCCGCTTGCACCGGCAAAATTGGGGCCGATCTCCCTACGTAACCGGGTCATCAAGGCCGCCACCTTTGAGGGTCTGACCCCTAAAGGGCTCGTCTCCGACGAACTGATCGAATTCCATCGCCGACCGGCCGCTGGTGGCGTCGGGATGACAACCGTTGCTTACTGCGCGGTGTCGTACGAGGGCCGGACCTCGCCGGCCCAGATCTACTGGCGTGACGAGGCCATGCCAGGTCTGCGCAGGCTCACCGACGCCATTCACGACGAGGGAGCGGCGGTGTCGGCGCAGATCGGTCATGCCGGCCCGGTGGCAGGCTCGAAATACCTTGGTACGCCGGCTCTGGGCCCCTCCCGGGCCTTCCGGATGACCACACAGAACTTCTCCAAGCCGGCCTCCACGGCGGACATCGCACGGATCGTGGAGGCGCACGCCGATGCCGCACGCCGCGCCATCGAGACCGGTTTCGACGCCGTCGAGCTCCACTTCGGTCACAACTACCTGGTCAGCTCATTCCTGAGCCCACGGGTGAACAAGCGCAAAGACGACTATGGCGGGTCCCTGAAGAACCGGGCGCGTTTTGCCCGTGAGGTCGCTCGCGCGGTGCGCGACGCCGTCGGGGACAGGATCGCGATCCTGGCCAAGCTGAACATGGACGACGGTGTGCCCGGGGGATTCTGGGTCGATGAAGCCATCCAGGTTGCGCAGTGGCTCGAGCAGGACGGATCCCTGGACGCGCTCGAACTCACCGCGGGCAGTTCACTGCTCAACCCGATGTATCTGTTCAAGGGTGACGCGCCTCTGCGTGACTTCGCCGCAGTGATGCCGCAGCCGACCAAACTGGGAATCCAGCTGGTGGGCAAACACTTTCTGAAGGAGTACCCGTACAAGGACGCGTATCTCCTCGACGACGCCCGCCAGATCCGCGAAGCGGTCAAGATGCCCCTGGTCCTGCTCGGTGGGATCACCGGCCGCGAAACCATGGACCTCGCGATGAGGGAGGGGTTCCAGTTCGTGGCCGTCGCCAGGGCGCTGCTCCGTGAGCCCGACCTCGTGAACCGCATTTCCGCTGACACCCACTCGCCAGGCCTGTGTAATCACAACAACAAATGCATGACGGCGATCTACGGCGGCACACACTGTGTGCTGCGTCCACGATGA
- a CDS encoding MaoC family dehydratase, which yields MAVGHELPELVVPITRTLIVATAIASRDYQDVHHDPALAVERGSPDVFMNILTTNGLVGRYITDWAGPGASLRKVAIRLGAPNYPGDTMTLTGKVIANEDGVASVHVRGVNSIGAHVTGTVTVTVSKGGS from the coding sequence ATGGCCGTGGGTCACGAACTGCCCGAACTCGTTGTCCCGATCACTCGCACGTTGATCGTGGCGACGGCCATCGCCAGTCGCGACTACCAGGATGTCCACCATGATCCGGCGCTGGCAGTCGAGCGTGGATCCCCAGACGTCTTCATGAACATCCTCACCACCAATGGTCTTGTCGGCCGGTACATCACAGACTGGGCGGGTCCCGGTGCATCACTGCGTAAGGTCGCGATCCGACTCGGTGCGCCCAACTACCCCGGCGACACCATGACCCTTACCGGGAAGGTGATCGCGAACGAGGACGGTGTGGCGTCGGTCCACGTGCGCGGTGTCAACAGCATCGGCGCGCATGTCACCGGCACTGTGACGGTCACCGTCAGCAAAGGAGGCAGTTGA
- a CDS encoding MaoC/PaaZ C-terminal domain-containing protein: MRSWENAGRWRGVDLGTRTVSYDERDAIIYALAVGAKATELDLVFEDRLRVLPTFALTLAQWAPDELGSRGAFDTRTALHGSQQLTVLAPLPRSGEVTLSASVGNVWDKGAAAVFEVEVRSEYFIATWSLFAPGAGGFGGERGPARPVDAQSDPSFESVLHTRENQAALYRLTGDRHHIHIDPDASERIGQPRPIMHGLCTLAAGALECARLTGAHPADLVSLDGRFAAALHPGESPVLRAWGDASDLTFELVKDGRPAISGGRVSFATTAGVSISSR; encoded by the coding sequence GTGAGGAGCTGGGAGAACGCGGGCCGGTGGCGAGGAGTCGATCTCGGCACACGCACCGTGTCCTACGACGAACGCGATGCGATCATCTACGCGTTGGCCGTGGGCGCCAAAGCAACCGAGCTGGACCTGGTGTTCGAGGACCGGCTGAGGGTATTGCCGACGTTCGCGCTGACACTCGCGCAGTGGGCCCCGGACGAGCTCGGGTCGCGGGGTGCGTTCGATACCCGCACGGCACTGCACGGGTCACAACAGCTGACGGTACTGGCACCTTTGCCACGCAGCGGCGAGGTGACGCTGTCGGCGTCGGTCGGCAATGTGTGGGACAAGGGCGCGGCAGCGGTCTTCGAGGTCGAGGTGCGCAGTGAGTACTTCATCGCGACATGGTCGTTGTTCGCACCGGGCGCAGGAGGTTTCGGTGGCGAGCGAGGACCGGCGAGACCGGTTGATGCGCAGAGTGATCCGTCATTCGAATCCGTGTTGCACACGCGTGAGAATCAAGCGGCACTCTATCGACTCACCGGCGACCGGCACCACATCCACATCGACCCCGACGCGTCGGAGCGGATCGGTCAGCCGCGGCCGATCATGCACGGACTGTGCACCCTGGCCGCCGGAGCGCTGGAATGCGCCCGTCTGACCGGCGCACATCCGGCAGACCTGGTGAGTCTCGACGGCCGATTCGCAGCGGCACTCCATCCCGGTGAGTCCCCGGTGTTACGGGCCTGGGGCGATGCCTCGGATCTCACGTTCGAACTCGTCAAAGACGGCAGGCCGGCGATCTCGGGAGGCAGGGTGTCGTTTGCCACCACGGCAGGGGTTTCGATCTCGTCCCGTTGA
- a CDS encoding ferredoxin--NADP reductase: MTNAVAQRNSRSVMVTVAAVVEETADARSLVFDVPVDRSDDFRYKPGQFLTLRIPSDRTGSVARCYSLASSPLTDDRPKVTVKRTDGGYGSHWLCDNVNVGDVLEVLPPSGVFTPANLDDDLLLFAAGSGVTPVISILKTALSGGAGKVVLVYANRDENAIIFRQELRDLATRFADRLLVLHWLESVQGRPTVDQLVPLCSAFGNHRVFMCGPKPFMDMVHKATARSGIARGRVHAEVFTSLSGDPFAEIEVPQPSEGDHSDAPTVSVSLDGEAHELSWPRSATLVDVLLSKGLDVPYSCREGECGSCACTLVDGEVEMGETSILDDEDIADGYILACQARPLSEHLTIEF; encoded by the coding sequence ATGACAAATGCTGTAGCTCAGCGTAATTCGCGGTCAGTGATGGTGACCGTTGCGGCCGTGGTCGAGGAGACGGCTGACGCGCGATCGCTGGTGTTCGACGTGCCCGTCGACCGCAGCGACGACTTCAGATACAAGCCAGGGCAGTTCCTCACCCTGCGAATCCCCAGCGACCGGACGGGGTCGGTTGCCCGGTGCTATTCACTGGCCAGTTCGCCGCTGACCGACGACCGACCGAAGGTCACCGTCAAGCGCACCGACGGTGGATACGGTTCGCACTGGCTGTGCGACAACGTCAATGTCGGTGATGTCCTCGAAGTGCTGCCCCCGTCCGGCGTCTTCACCCCGGCGAATCTGGACGACGACTTGCTGCTGTTCGCCGCGGGCAGTGGGGTGACGCCGGTGATCTCCATTCTCAAGACCGCGCTGAGCGGAGGTGCCGGAAAAGTTGTTCTGGTCTACGCCAATCGCGACGAGAACGCGATCATCTTCCGACAAGAACTACGAGATCTCGCAACCCGGTTCGCCGACAGGCTGTTGGTGCTGCACTGGCTGGAGAGTGTGCAGGGCCGGCCGACCGTCGACCAGCTTGTGCCCCTCTGTTCGGCATTCGGGAACCACCGGGTGTTCATGTGTGGTCCCAAACCGTTCATGGACATGGTGCACAAGGCAACCGCGCGATCGGGCATCGCCCGGGGCCGGGTGCACGCCGAGGTCTTCACGTCATTGTCCGGCGATCCCTTTGCCGAGATCGAGGTGCCGCAGCCGTCCGAGGGTGACCACAGCGATGCGCCGACGGTCTCGGTGAGTCTCGACGGTGAAGCGCACGAGCTGAGCTGGCCGCGGTCGGCCACGCTGGTCGACGTTCTGCTGTCCAAGGGACTGGATGTGCCGTACTCGTGCCGCGAAGGCGAATGTGGTTCCTGTGCATGCACTCTTGTCGACGGCGAGGTCGAAATGGGTGAAACGTCGATCCTCGATGATGAGGACATCGCGGACGGCTACATCCTGGCTTGTCAGGCCCGGCCGCTCAGTGAGCACCTCACCATCGAGTTCTGA
- a CDS encoding TIGR03619 family F420-dependent LLM class oxidoreductase produces MRIGITSPIVVQHPAAASAWERDAGPAELIRIAQTADRLGYHHLTCSEHVAVPIDVAAERGGTYWDPLATFGFVAAHTSRIKLATQVLVLGYHHPLEIAKRYGTLDLVSGGRLVLGLGVGSLREEFDTLGAEFAGRGRIADDALAALRASLSRPDPVYHGPHYDFGNVVVEPHAVQPRVPMWIGGRTPRSLRRAVTLGDGWVPFGLPLLDLERLLDAAELPHDFTVVLPASHIDPLGNRSGALRSLERRREMGATIVSVSISATGVSHYCDQLEALQEACIALDIDFTSED; encoded by the coding sequence ATGCGTATCGGGATCACATCACCCATCGTCGTCCAGCACCCGGCCGCCGCATCCGCATGGGAGCGTGACGCCGGGCCCGCAGAGCTGATCCGTATCGCCCAGACGGCCGATCGACTCGGCTACCACCACCTCACGTGCAGCGAGCATGTCGCTGTCCCCATCGACGTCGCCGCCGAACGCGGAGGTACCTACTGGGACCCGCTCGCCACCTTCGGTTTCGTTGCGGCGCACACGTCTCGGATCAAACTCGCCACCCAGGTGCTGGTCCTCGGCTATCACCATCCCCTCGAGATCGCCAAGCGGTACGGCACCCTCGATCTGGTCAGCGGCGGCCGCCTCGTGCTGGGACTCGGCGTGGGCAGCCTGAGAGAAGAGTTCGACACACTCGGTGCAGAATTCGCCGGCCGGGGTCGCATCGCCGACGACGCCCTCGCCGCGCTGCGTGCTTCGCTCTCTCGTCCCGACCCCGTCTACCACGGCCCTCATTACGACTTCGGCAACGTTGTCGTCGAGCCCCACGCAGTACAGCCGCGCGTTCCGATGTGGATCGGCGGACGCACTCCCCGTTCTCTGCGCCGTGCCGTCACGCTCGGAGACGGATGGGTTCCGTTCGGCCTGCCGCTGCTGGACCTCGAGCGGCTCCTCGACGCCGCCGAACTGCCCCACGACTTCACGGTGGTCCTCCCCGCGAGTCACATCGACCCACTCGGCAACCGGTCGGGTGCCCTCAGATCGCTGGAGCGGCGCAGGGAGATGGGGGCCACCATCGTGAGCGTCAGTATCTCGGCCACCGGCGTGTCCCACTACTGCGACCAGCTCGAGGCGTTGCAGGAGGCCTGCATCGCGCTCGACATCGACTTCACTTCGGAGGACTGA
- a CDS encoding lipid-transfer protein, with product MPSPLSGSAAIVGIGATEFSKNSGRSELQLACEAIVAALADAGIDPSEVDGLSTYTAETNGEVLVARNCGLGELKFFSRIGYGGGAACATVQQAAMAVTAGVADVVVCYRAFNERSGVRYGLGQHDRPMDSTADRAAYAWMTPQGLSTPAQWVAMFARRYMHEHGATSEDFGRVAVVARKHAANNPEAWFYGRPITLDDHQNSRWIAEPLHLLDCCQETDGGQALVVVSAERAATLDNTPAIIKGAAQGSGRDQHMMTSYYRPDITGIPEMGLVGRQLYAQSGLGPEDIDAAILYDHFTPLVLPQLEELGFCARGEAKDFIADGNLEVGGLLPSNTHGGQIGEAYLHGVNGIAEAVRLIRGTSTNQPDAAENIIVTAGTAVPTSGLVLGVA from the coding sequence ATGCCCAGTCCACTGTCCGGGTCGGCGGCCATCGTCGGGATCGGCGCCACTGAGTTCTCCAAGAACTCGGGCCGTAGCGAACTGCAGCTCGCGTGTGAGGCGATCGTGGCCGCTCTGGCCGACGCAGGCATCGACCCATCTGAAGTCGACGGCCTGTCGACGTACACCGCCGAGACAAACGGTGAGGTGCTCGTGGCCCGCAACTGCGGGCTGGGGGAGCTGAAATTCTTCTCCCGCATCGGGTATGGCGGGGGAGCCGCATGTGCCACCGTGCAGCAGGCTGCGATGGCGGTGACAGCAGGCGTCGCAGACGTGGTGGTCTGTTACCGCGCTTTCAACGAGCGATCAGGAGTCCGATATGGGCTGGGCCAACACGATCGCCCCATGGACAGCACTGCAGATCGCGCCGCCTACGCGTGGATGACGCCGCAGGGACTGTCGACGCCGGCGCAGTGGGTCGCGATGTTCGCTCGGCGGTACATGCATGAGCACGGCGCCACCAGTGAGGATTTCGGGCGGGTTGCGGTGGTGGCCCGCAAGCACGCCGCGAACAACCCCGAGGCATGGTTCTACGGCCGGCCCATCACCCTCGACGACCATCAGAACTCGCGCTGGATCGCCGAACCCCTACATCTGCTGGATTGCTGTCAGGAAACCGATGGGGGCCAGGCACTCGTCGTCGTCTCGGCCGAGCGGGCCGCGACCCTCGACAACACGCCGGCGATCATCAAAGGCGCGGCACAGGGCAGCGGCAGGGACCAACACATGATGACCAGCTACTACCGTCCCGACATCACCGGCATTCCGGAGATGGGTCTTGTGGGCCGCCAGCTCTACGCCCAGAGTGGGCTGGGGCCCGAAGACATCGACGCTGCGATCCTGTACGACCACTTCACGCCGCTTGTGCTACCTCAGCTCGAAGAGCTCGGATTCTGCGCCCGGGGCGAAGCGAAGGACTTCATCGCCGACGGCAACCTGGAGGTCGGCGGACTGTTGCCCTCCAACACTCACGGCGGACAGATCGGAGAGGCGTATCTGCACGGCGTCAACGGGATAGCGGAAGCGGTCCGTCTGATCCGGGGCACCTCGACCAATCAGCCCGACGCGGCCGAGAACATCATCGTCACCGCCGGCACCGCGGTTCCGACCAGTGGTCTCGTTCTCGGGGTGGCGTAG
- a CDS encoding SDR family NAD(P)-dependent oxidoreductase: MKLQGKTAIVTGGAGGIGSAITRVFVEQGANVVFADIDDKRGHELERDLGPSARFLNVDISKPQAAVTIRDTAVSHFGSVDILVNNAHASRQASLVDHTAEMFELSFNTGFYPMVHLMQACYEQLRAASGSVINFASGSGLEGMPTQTSYAAAKEAIRGVSRVAANEWAADGIRVNVICPFAATEGVMAWQKAFPERAAESAAKVPLGRIGDPETDIAPIVVFLASEDSKYMTGQTLMADGGIIKLR; encoded by the coding sequence ATGAAACTGCAGGGAAAGACGGCGATTGTCACGGGCGGCGCGGGCGGGATCGGCAGTGCCATCACCCGCGTGTTCGTCGAGCAGGGCGCTAACGTCGTGTTTGCCGACATCGACGACAAGCGCGGCCACGAATTGGAACGCGACCTCGGCCCGTCAGCACGCTTCCTGAATGTGGACATCTCGAAACCACAAGCTGCGGTGACCATTCGCGACACCGCCGTGTCGCACTTCGGTTCGGTCGACATCTTGGTCAACAACGCCCATGCGTCGCGCCAGGCGTCGCTGGTCGACCACACCGCTGAGATGTTCGAGTTGTCCTTCAACACCGGGTTCTATCCGATGGTGCACCTCATGCAAGCCTGCTACGAACAGCTGAGGGCTGCCTCGGGTTCGGTGATCAACTTCGCTTCCGGGTCGGGTCTGGAAGGAATGCCGACCCAGACGTCCTATGCCGCAGCCAAAGAAGCCATTCGGGGCGTGAGCCGGGTCGCCGCCAACGAGTGGGCGGCCGACGGTATCCGAGTGAACGTGATCTGCCCGTTTGCGGCCACCGAGGGTGTCATGGCATGGCAGAAGGCGTTCCCCGAGCGGGCCGCCGAATCGGCTGCCAAGGTGCCCCTCGGACGTATCGGGGACCCTGAGACCGATATCGCACCCATCGTCGTCTTTCTTGCTTCCGAGGATTCCAAGTACATGACCGGGCAGACTCTGATGGCAGACGGCGGCATCATCAAACTGCGGTAG